The window TATGGCTGCGAAGTGACGGCCTTTACTTCGAACGAGTCGAAGTACGATGACGCCGGGGCGTTCGGGGCGCATCATGTCATCTCCTCGTGCGATTCCGGTGCGATGAAAACCATCGCCCGGTCGCTCGACCTGATCCTGTACACGGCCAATGTGCCCCTTGACTGGAAGGCGCTGCTGGCGACACTGGCGCCGAAAGGGCGGCTTCACGTAGTCGGTATGGTGCTGGAGCCGATGGTCGTGAAAGCCACGACGCTGATTGGGGCGGAGAAGACCATCTCCGGGTCGCCAACCGGTTCTCCCGGCGCCATTGCAACGATGCTGGATTTCGCGGCGCGTCACAACATTGCGCCGAAGATCGAGCGTTTCCCGATGCGCCGCATAAACGATGCCCTCGATCACCTGAAGACGGGGAAGGCGCGCTACCGGGTTGTGCTCGATGCCGACTTCGCGTGATCGGAAATTGTGGAGCCAGGGACGCCGCCTGCGCCTCGCTTTGCCGCGAAAAGCCCAAGGATGGAAGCTAAAATGAGAGACGAGGATAAGACAAAGGAGCAGCTCCTCTGCGAGTTGAAGGAATTGCGAAAACGGATCGTTGAACTGGAAACCGGGGAAGAGGAAACGCGGGGGAAATCGGAGGCGGAACGTGAAGTCTACAAGCTGAACGAGGAACTGGAAAAGAGAATTGCGGAGCGCACGAGGCAACTCGACGCAATCAACGAGATGTTGAAAAAACTGTCGGAACGGGAGGCGGCGCTCCAGGAAAGCGAAGAGCGGTACAGAACGCTGGTCGAAAATGTAAATATCGGCGTGTACAGAGTTACCGCCGGTGCGCCGGGACGTTTTGTCCAGGTAAATCCGGCCATCGTTAAAATGTTTGGCTATGATTCAATTGATGAATTCATGCTGGTTCCGGTTGCACAGACCTATCAGGATCCGGAAAAGATGCTTAAGTTCGGCAGAAAGATCGAGCGATTCGGAGTCGTAAAGGATGAGGAACTCCGTCTTCAAAAGAAAGACGGCACGCCGATCTGGGCTTCGGCCACGGCAAGAGCGCAATACGATGCAGATGGCAGGATCAAATGGATAGACGGCGTCATAGAAGATATTTCCGAGCGCAAACAGGCTGAAGAAGCGCTGTGCAAGGCGAAAGAGGAAGCCGAAGCGGCAAACCGCGCCAAGAGTGATTTCCTGGCAAGCATGAGCCACGAAATCCGCACGCCGATGCATGCCATTCTCGGCATGGCGGAACTCCTGTCGGAGACGCCTCTTACCCCGGAGCAGCATAAATACGTCGAGGTCTTCAAAAATGCCGGAGAGAACCTCTTGAGTGTCATTAATGACATTCTCGACCTGTCGAAAGTGGAGGCCGGACAGCTTGAACTCGAGAACGTCGATTTTGATCTTGCGGAGATCGTTGAAAAGGCTGGAGAGGTGTTGGCAATCCGCGCCCATGGCAAGGGACTCGAACTTGCCTGCCATATCCTGTCCGATGTGCCTGTCGATCTGGTTGGCGATCCGATTCGTTTGCGGCAGATCCTTCTCAACCTGGTGGGAAATGCCGTGAAGTTTACGGAGCAGGGGGAAATCGTTCTTGCCGTCAGAACGCACGATCCACAAGCCTTTGTCCGGGAAAATGCCGAAGTTGTTGAATTGCTTTTCTCTGTCTCCGATACCGGCATCGGCATCCCCAAAGAGAAAATCGATATGATCTTTGAGAAATTCACCCAGGTTGATTCGTCCACGACCCGCAAATACGGCGGCACCGGACTTGGCTTGTCCATATCGAAGCGTCTGGTCGAATTGATGGGGGGGCGGATCTGGATTTCAAGCGAGTCGGGCAAAGGGACCAGGGTCTTTTTTACCGCGCGTTTCGGGATTCAGAAGGAACATAAAAAACGGGCTGACCTGCGTGATGTTAAGATCAAGGGGCTTCATGCCCTTATTGTAGACGATAACGCCACAAACAGGATGATATTGAGGGAGATCCTTTCCGGATGGGGCGTCCTCGGGGCAGAGGCGGAAGATGGGGAAACGGCGATTGCCGAAATGAAAAGGGCAAAGGGGTCCGGTATCCCCTATGATTTGATCCTGCTCGATTACGTCATGCCCTTTCTCGATGGCTGCGGCGTTGCAGAGCGCATGAAGGAAGAACAACTGGTTGAAGGGGCAACCATTGTCATGCTCACTTCAGATCTGGGGAGGGGTGATCCGGTAAGATTTCAAGAGCTCGGTATCGCGGGCTACCTCACGAAGCCGGTCAAACGGGCCGAACTCAAGGACGGTATCCTGGCTGCGGTGGGAAAGGCAAAGGCCGCTGTTGGAGAGCCGTCGGCGCCTGTGGTTCCTGAAGCGCATGCCCCCCTCCGCATCCTCCTGGCAGAGGACTCGGAAGACAACCGTCTGCTCCTGCTGTCCTATCTCAAAAAAATGCCTTACCAGATCGATACGGCTGAGAATGGGGCGGTTGCCGTTGAGAAGTTCAAGGCGGGGAAATACGACCTTGTCCTGATGGACATCCAGATGCCGCTGATGGATGGTTATGCCGCGACCCGGGAGATCAGGAAATGGGAGAGAGAGAAGAGTGTTCCGGAAACGCCGATCATCGCGCTGACGGCCTATGCCTACAAAGAGGACCGGCAGAAGAGTTTCGACGCCGGCTGCAATGGACATTTGATCAAACCGATCAAAAAAGCGGACCTGCTGGAAGCGATCAAGGAATATACAGGCGGCATGAGAGAATAGGGGGAGGATCGGTAATCCCTTTAAAGACACAATCTCCGGCGGAAAGGCTAGAAGGTTTCCTCCAGCCATTGCACGGTCTTTTCCGCCAGCCGGGTGTGGATGTCCGACTCCGGGATGCCCATCGACTTGGGAATGCGGAAGGAATGGTCGCCGCCTTCGATGATCTCCAGATCCCAGGGGGCCGACATTTTATCCAGGACTCCTTGCAGCGTTGCCAGGTCGCACAGGGTATCCCTTGTCCCGGCAAAAAAGAGCATCGGAATGCCGATCTGATACAAGTGGGCATCTCTGAGTTTTGAGAGGTCGCCCGCCGGATGCAGGGGGTAGCCGAGAAAGATCAGCCCCTGCGCAGGCAGCTTCTTGTCGGCAACCATTTGAGACGCCACCCGTCCGCCCATGGATTTGCCGGCGGCGATGATGCGGGTCAGCCCGGCGCCGGAGCCTTCCCGGAAGTAGCGATAGGCCGCCGCCCAGGCATTTTCCAGCTTCTCAGGCCGGTCCGGCGCCTTCAGTCCCTTCTCTTTATAGGGAAAATTGAAACGCAGCGCTGGATAGCCCGCCTCGGCCAACCCGTCGGAGAAGGCAACCAGGAGAGCCTGTTCCATATCGTTCCCAGCGCCGTGCGCCGTGATCACCCCCAGGTTTTTTGTTTCATTCCGTGGCAGGGTCAGCACAGCCGAGATGGATTCCTCTCCTGACAAAGGGATGGTTATGCGTTGTCTTTCCATGGGGATCCGTCCTTTCATGTTTTTATAGAGGTCCATTTTGTAATCTTTTCTTGCCAAAAGCTCAAGCCCTCCCTCTTAAAAAATCATGTTAAAACAGTCACCGTTAAGTTATTATCCTTGTAAATTGTAATCCGTAGTTACAATATGCAAAGATATATCGACCGCCATCTGGCCGGTGAGTTCAAGGCGCCCCTGTGGCCTTCTCTGTCGCGGGGAATGGTTCGCTGTTCGTTTCAGGACTATTTTTTTGGGAAAATTTGATTGACATAAAAAATCAATCACATTATATTCGTCCCGCTTGTAGATAGGTACCCGGAAGCGGGAGATCGCAGGCGTTCTTTCAGACATCCTGATACTGGGGAATCGTTCAATGGTAGGACAACGGACTCTGACTCCGTGAATATAGGTTCGAATCCTGTTTCCCCAGCCAAATAAAATCAAGGGCTTAGCGAAAATCTGTTAAGTCCTTTTTTCTTCCCTGCTACCCTATTGCTACCCGATAAGAATATTTTAAATGACCTTGAATGATCAGTGTATTCATTTTTGAAGACTAAATGAGTTCGTCTACCTGAATGTTAATAATTTACTTCATACCTTGTTAATTAAGGTTTGAAAGTTTGCATAATATGCCATGATGAATCTAACCATATTGTATCTCCATCAGTATTAATCA is drawn from Syntrophus gentianae and contains these coding sequences:
- a CDS encoding response regulator, whose protein sequence is MRDEDKTKEQLLCELKELRKRIVELETGEEETRGKSEAEREVYKLNEELEKRIAERTRQLDAINEMLKKLSEREAALQESEERYRTLVENVNIGVYRVTAGAPGRFVQVNPAIVKMFGYDSIDEFMLVPVAQTYQDPEKMLKFGRKIERFGVVKDEELRLQKKDGTPIWASATARAQYDADGRIKWIDGVIEDISERKQAEEALCKAKEEAEAANRAKSDFLASMSHEIRTPMHAILGMAELLSETPLTPEQHKYVEVFKNAGENLLSVINDILDLSKVEAGQLELENVDFDLAEIVEKAGEVLAIRAHGKGLELACHILSDVPVDLVGDPIRLRQILLNLVGNAVKFTEQGEIVLAVRTHDPQAFVRENAEVVELLFSVSDTGIGIPKEKIDMIFEKFTQVDSSTTRKYGGTGLGLSISKRLVELMGGRIWISSESGKGTRVFFTARFGIQKEHKKRADLRDVKIKGLHALIVDDNATNRMILREILSGWGVLGAEAEDGETAIAEMKRAKGSGIPYDLILLDYVMPFLDGCGVAERMKEEQLVEGATIVMLTSDLGRGDPVRFQELGIAGYLTKPVKRAELKDGILAAVGKAKAAVGEPSAPVVPEAHAPLRILLAEDSEDNRLLLLSYLKKMPYQIDTAENGAVAVEKFKAGKYDLVLMDIQMPLMDGYAATREIRKWEREKSVPETPIIALTAYAYKEDRQKSFDAGCNGHLIKPIKKADLLEAIKEYTGGMRE
- a CDS encoding alpha/beta hydrolase family protein: MERQRITIPLSGEESISAVLTLPRNETKNLGVITAHGAGNDMEQALLVAFSDGLAEAGYPALRFNFPYKEKGLKAPDRPEKLENAWAAAYRYFREGSGAGLTRIIAAGKSMGGRVASQMVADKKLPAQGLIFLGYPLHPAGDLSKLRDAHLYQIGIPMLFFAGTRDTLCDLATLQGVLDKMSAPWDLEIIEGGDHSFRIPKSMGIPESDIHTRLAEKTVQWLEETF